The Podarcis raffonei isolate rPodRaf1 chromosome 2, rPodRaf1.pri, whole genome shotgun sequence genome window below encodes:
- the CBX5 gene encoding chromobox protein homolog 5 has translation MGKRNRRTADSSSSEEEEEYVVEKVLDRRVVKGQVEYLLKWKGFSEEHNTWEPEKNLDCPELISEFMKKYKKMKEGENKPREKSESAKRKSSLANNTEDIKAKKKRESTDIARGFERGLEPEKIIGATDSCGDLMFLMKWKDTDEADLVLAKEANVKCPQIVIAFYEERLTWHAYPEDAESKEREAVKS, from the exons ATGGGAAAGAGAAACAGGAGGACAGCAGATAGTTCGTcctctgaagaggaggaggaatatgTTGTGGAGAAGGTTCTAGACAGGCGTGTTGTGAAGGGTCAAGTGGAGTATCTTCTCAAGTGGAAAGGATTCTCTGA GGAGCATAATACTTGGGAACCTGAGAAGAACCTTGACTGCCCTGAACTGATTTCTGAGTTtatgaaaaaatacaaaaaaatgaagGAAGGTGAGAACAAGCCTCGAGAGAAATCAGAGAGTGccaagcggaagtcaagccttgCCAACAATACTGAGGACATCAAAGccaaaaagaagagagag AGCACCGATATTGCCaggggctttgaaagaggattggagcCGGAAAAGATCATTGGAGCCACAGACTCTTGCGGCGATTTAATGTTCCTAATGAAATG GAAAGACACGGATGAGGCTGACCTGGTTCTAGCGAAAGAAGCCAACGTCAAGTGTCCTCAAATTGTGATAGCGTTTTATGAAGAGAGACTGACCTGGCACGCGTACCCAGAAGACGCTGAAAGCAAAGAGCGGGAAGCAGTGAAAAGCTAA